One Gadus chalcogrammus isolate NIFS_2021 chromosome 22, NIFS_Gcha_1.0, whole genome shotgun sequence genomic window carries:
- the LOC130376069 gene encoding LOW QUALITY PROTEIN: WAS/WASL-interacting protein family member 3-like (The sequence of the model RefSeq protein was modified relative to this genomic sequence to represent the inferred CDS: inserted 1 base in 1 codon), whose translation MSSPAPPPPPPPAPPPPPPLFVAAPLQPRRSSAPPRSQSSCEGGGRGALLADIQKGARLRKVTQVNDRSEPVVDKPSGADVSSGPGCNQGAQGGAGHTLGGLFAGGFPTLRPVGQKDAVKSPVSRSSSSVTPRPVWNQPPPGESSTDPAPPLQPMEGGAAVPAQQRSTGPSHSAPPSPSHTGRPLPPPAPTSSPPPPPFAVPPPPPPPPPPPPAPLLQQPPPAPLQDRPVSRPPPVPTCPPPPPPHQVTRPTWLPVQHHHPHPHHHPHHHHPQPLTPPPHPPPSAPPSSNPNRSSGCFYPPPACHVSLGPPPXPPPLPASFTPSCPTTLPPPPPPPQAPPMSQRLGAPPLPPLPPSYPCTAPTRRPPAVPRSAGVSRLAPPPAPPARSPTTELSGRIPPPPPFLPPASLRNGHLHSLDDFESKFQFHPVEDLPPPEEYKPFLRIYPSKQNRENPMPPGIRTQLR comes from the exons ATGTCttcaccagctcctcccccacctcctccccccgcaCCTCCTCCGCCACCCCCACTCTTCGTCGCAGCTCCTCTGCAG CCTCGACGCTCCTCGGCCCCTCCCAGGTCCCAGTCCagctgtgagggggggggcaggggtgccCTGTTGGCGGACATCCAGAAAGGAGCCAGGCTCAGGAAGGTCACACAGGTCAACGACCGCAGTGAGCCCGTGGTCGACA AGCCCAGCGGTGCAGATGTGTCCAGCGGTCCAGGCTGTAACCAGGGGGCTCAGGGCGGGGCAGGCCACACCCTCGGGGGCCTCTTCGCCGGGGGGTTCCCCACACTGCGGCCCGTAGGACAGAAGGATGCAGTGAAGAGCCCAG TGTCTCGTTCCAGCTCGTCGGTGACCCCCAGACCCGTGTGGAACCAGCCCCCGCCCGGCGAGTCCAGCACCGaccccgccccgcccctccagCCGATGGAGGGCGGCGCTGCCGTTCCCGCCCAGCAGCGCTCCACAGGCCCCTCCCACtcggccccgccctccccctcccacaccgGCAGGCCGTtgccgccccccgcccccacctcctccccaccgCCGCCCCCCTTCGccgtcccaccaccaccccccccccctccacctcctccgccggCGCCCCTGCtacagcagcccccccccgccccgctccAGGACCGCCCCGTCAGCAGGCCACCCCCCGtccccacctgcccccccccgcctccgccccaCCAGGTCACCCGCCCCACCTGGCTGCCCgtgcagcaccaccacccccacccccaccaccacccccaccaccaccacccgcagcccctcaccccccctccccacccccctccctctgcaccGCCCTCCTCCAACCCCAACCGCTCCTCGGGGTGCTTCTACCCGCCGCCCGCCTGCCACGTCTCCCTGggacccccgc ccccccccccactcccggCGTCCTTCACGCCCAGCTGCCCCACCACgctgcccccgcccccaccccctccccaggcCCCCCCCATGTCCCAGCGCCTCGGGGctccccctctgcccccgcTGCCTCCGTCCTACCCCTGCACCGCCCCCACCCGACGGCCTCCGGCGGTGCCCCGCAGCGcag GTGTGAGTCGCttggctcctccccccgccccgcccgccaGGTCGCCCACCACAGAGCTGTCTGGCCGcattccacctcctcctcccttcctgccCCCCGCAAGCCTCAGGAACGGACACCTGCACAGCCTGG ACGACTTTGAGTCCAAGTTCCAGTTCCATCCGGTGGAAGACCTGCCCCCGCCTGAAGAGTACAAGCCCTTCCTCCGCATCTACCCCAGCAAACAGAACAGAG AGAACCCCATGCCCCCTGGGATCCGAACCCAACTCAGATGA